The following are encoded together in the Glycine max cultivar Williams 82 chromosome 8, Glycine_max_v4.0, whole genome shotgun sequence genome:
- the LOC102663890 gene encoding uncharacterized protein isoform X2, with translation MDSSKASELAMDFPQYRRSQLSSNTYHALIHLLSHISAYNASIQPLNIPGPKDILEVQETIEGVGDKDMDFTSNKMVLDDIVHMMGIEDMSTQANGFDKEQKLMIEFEQVMKGTENLICDSGLIPLNLGLDKTHNDGGEAEPMDYQVEMEEGEISGDLGIDGNSFDVASADALILEQMEVDEFQKPENVTGNMVYPSKIGNQEKEKGYDSKSSLVNALQDENNSGTVEVAREGLYAELK, from the exons ATGGATAGCTCAAAAGCCTCTGAATTGGCAATGGATTTCCCTCAATATCGTCGATCCCAATTGAGTAGCAACACTTACCATGCTCTCATTCACCTCCTCTCTCACATTTCTGCGTACAACGCTTCAATTCAACCCCTCAACATTCCCG GCCCGAAGGATATATTGGAGGTCCAGGAAACCATTGAGGGGGTTGGAGACAAGGATATGGATTTTACTTCCAACAAGATGGTCCTAGATGATATAGTGCATATGATGGGAATAGAGGACATGTCTACCCAAGCAAATGGTTTTGATAAGGAGCAGAAGCTAATGATTGAGTTTGAGCAGGTTATGAAAGGAACTGAAAATCTTATTTGTGATAGTGGTTTAATCCCCCTGAATTTGGGATTAGATAAGACACACAATGATGGTGGTGAAGCTGAGCCGATGGATTACCAAGTAGAAATGGAAGAGGGAGAAATTTCTGGAGACTTGGGAATAGATGGCAATTCATTTGATGTGGCTTCTGCAGATGCTTTAATTTTAGAACAGATGGAAGTAGATGAGTTTCAGAAGCCTGAAAATGTAACTGGAAACATGGTATATCCTTCTAAGATTGGGAatcaagaaaaggaaaagggctATGACTCTAAATCTTCTTTGGTAAATGCACTTCAAGATGAGAATAATAGTGGAACTGTGGAAGTAGCAAGAGAGGGATTGTATGCGGAGTTGAAGTAG
- the LOC102663890 gene encoding uncharacterized protein isoform X1, whose protein sequence is MLSFTSSLTFLRTTLQFNPSTFPIMAAVEWIKKTRKKNVDSDFLDPKDPIGPKDILEVQETIEGVGDKDMDFTSNKMVLDDIVHMMGIEDMSTQANGFDKEQKLMIEFEQVMKGTENLICDSGLIPLNLGLDKTHNDGGEAEPMDYQVEMEEGEISGDLGIDGNSFDVASADALILEQMEVDEFQKPENVTGNMVYPSKIGNQEKEKGYDSKSSLVNALQDENNSGTVEVAREGLYAELK, encoded by the exons ATGCTCTCATTCACCTCCTCTCTCACATTTCTGCGTACAACGCTTCAATTCAACCCCTCAACATTCCCG ATAATGGCAGCGGTAGAATGGATTAAGAAAACCAGGAAAAAGAATGTTGATTCTGATTTTTTGGATCCCAAGGATCCTATAGGCCCGAAGGATATATTGGAGGTCCAGGAAACCATTGAGGGGGTTGGAGACAAGGATATGGATTTTACTTCCAACAAGATGGTCCTAGATGATATAGTGCATATGATGGGAATAGAGGACATGTCTACCCAAGCAAATGGTTTTGATAAGGAGCAGAAGCTAATGATTGAGTTTGAGCAGGTTATGAAAGGAACTGAAAATCTTATTTGTGATAGTGGTTTAATCCCCCTGAATTTGGGATTAGATAAGACACACAATGATGGTGGTGAAGCTGAGCCGATGGATTACCAAGTAGAAATGGAAGAGGGAGAAATTTCTGGAGACTTGGGAATAGATGGCAATTCATTTGATGTGGCTTCTGCAGATGCTTTAATTTTAGAACAGATGGAAGTAGATGAGTTTCAGAAGCCTGAAAATGTAACTGGAAACATGGTATATCCTTCTAAGATTGGGAatcaagaaaaggaaaagggctATGACTCTAAATCTTCTTTGGTAAATGCACTTCAAGATGAGAATAATAGTGGAACTGTGGAAGTAGCAAGAGAGGGATTGTATGCGGAGTTGAAGTAG
- the LOC102663890 gene encoding uncharacterized protein isoform X3 gives MLSFTSSLTFLRTTLQFNPSTFPDPIGPKDILEVQETIEGVGDKDMDFTSNKMVLDDIVHMMGIEDMSTQANGFDKEQKLMIEFEQVMKGTENLICDSGLIPLNLGLDKTHNDGGEAEPMDYQVEMEEGEISGDLGIDGNSFDVASADALILEQMEVDEFQKPENVTGNMVYPSKIGNQEKEKGYDSKSSLVNALQDENNSGTVEVAREGLYAELK, from the exons ATGCTCTCATTCACCTCCTCTCTCACATTTCTGCGTACAACGCTTCAATTCAACCCCTCAACATTCCCG GATCCTATAGGCCCGAAGGATATATTGGAGGTCCAGGAAACCATTGAGGGGGTTGGAGACAAGGATATGGATTTTACTTCCAACAAGATGGTCCTAGATGATATAGTGCATATGATGGGAATAGAGGACATGTCTACCCAAGCAAATGGTTTTGATAAGGAGCAGAAGCTAATGATTGAGTTTGAGCAGGTTATGAAAGGAACTGAAAATCTTATTTGTGATAGTGGTTTAATCCCCCTGAATTTGGGATTAGATAAGACACACAATGATGGTGGTGAAGCTGAGCCGATGGATTACCAAGTAGAAATGGAAGAGGGAGAAATTTCTGGAGACTTGGGAATAGATGGCAATTCATTTGATGTGGCTTCTGCAGATGCTTTAATTTTAGAACAGATGGAAGTAGATGAGTTTCAGAAGCCTGAAAATGTAACTGGAAACATGGTATATCCTTCTAAGATTGGGAatcaagaaaaggaaaagggctATGACTCTAAATCTTCTTTGGTAAATGCACTTCAAGATGAGAATAATAGTGGAACTGTGGAAGTAGCAAGAGAGGGATTGTATGCGGAGTTGAAGTAG